Proteins found in one Chitinivorax tropicus genomic segment:
- a CDS encoding type I secretion system permease/ATPase: MTEPHIQSDPFAWHVSEHESHLDPLLDCLAALTHIHGHPWTREALSAGLSLVDNKLPPSQFSRAASRAGLTTRFLRRSLDELPEDLFPTVLLLDGRRACLVLAKLPDGRFQIRLPEGGESGEVVTKAQLKGQYTGVAIIVRPRFRLDERTPELHHTKGRHWFWSTVWYNWRLYRDATLAALLINLFALAMPLFTMNVYDRVVPNRAEETLWVLAIGVMGVLLFDFLLKNVRAYIVDTAGKRIDVTLSALIMERVLGIRMDARPASVGSFAANLRAFETVRDFFASATLTALVDLPFILLFLLALLWISPWLVLPPLVGMLLVLLFSLFAQEKMRELSDLTIRASAQRNATLVESLVGLETIKVMGAEGHYQRLWERTTVYLAQIGARLKMLSGLSSNFAQLIQQLVSIVTVMVGVYLAIDAKVSMGGIIAASMLAGRAMAPLGMIAGLLMQYQNARTSLQAVESHMQSPVERPEDNAFLHRPHLKGEIEFRNVTFSYPGQEAPTLRDISFKLAPGEKVAIIGRIGSGKSTIEKLVLGLYQPTEGAVLIDGIDTRQIDPAELRRATGYVPQDVTLFYGTLRQNIAMGAPFADDARIIAAAGLAGVTDFANLHPRGFDMPIGERGESLSGGQRQAVAIARAVLSDPPMLLLDEPSSSMDHQSEERFKHQLKIYSKHKTIILVTHRTSLLDLVDRLIVMDNGKIVADGPKDQVIEALQRGRIGRGV; the protein is encoded by the coding sequence CCTGGACGCGAGAGGCTCTGTCAGCAGGCCTGTCTCTGGTGGACAATAAACTCCCGCCTTCACAATTCTCCCGTGCGGCTTCCCGCGCCGGCCTGACCACCCGCTTCCTCCGGCGGTCGCTGGACGAATTGCCTGAAGACTTGTTCCCGACCGTGCTGCTGCTGGACGGACGCCGCGCCTGCCTAGTCCTGGCCAAGCTGCCTGATGGCAGGTTCCAGATACGGCTGCCCGAAGGTGGTGAATCCGGCGAGGTTGTCACCAAGGCGCAGCTGAAGGGCCAATACACGGGTGTCGCCATCATCGTCCGCCCTCGCTTCCGGCTGGATGAGCGGACGCCGGAGCTGCACCACACCAAAGGGCGGCACTGGTTCTGGAGCACTGTCTGGTACAACTGGCGACTGTATCGAGATGCCACACTGGCCGCGCTACTGATCAACCTGTTTGCGCTGGCCATGCCATTGTTCACCATGAACGTCTACGACCGGGTGGTGCCCAATCGAGCCGAGGAAACCCTGTGGGTATTGGCCATTGGCGTGATGGGCGTACTGCTGTTCGATTTTCTGCTGAAAAATGTTCGCGCCTATATTGTCGATACAGCTGGCAAACGCATCGATGTGACCTTGTCAGCATTGATCATGGAGCGGGTGCTGGGCATCCGCATGGATGCCAGGCCCGCATCGGTGGGCAGCTTTGCCGCCAACCTGAGGGCGTTTGAGACAGTACGCGATTTCTTTGCATCCGCCACGCTGACGGCCCTGGTCGATCTCCCCTTCATATTATTGTTTCTGCTCGCCTTGCTGTGGATCTCACCGTGGCTGGTACTGCCCCCCCTGGTGGGCATGCTGCTGGTCTTGCTGTTCTCGCTGTTTGCCCAGGAGAAAATGCGTGAACTCAGCGATCTGACCATTCGCGCCTCGGCCCAGCGTAATGCCACCCTGGTCGAATCGCTGGTGGGGCTGGAAACCATCAAGGTGATGGGAGCCGAGGGTCACTACCAGCGGCTGTGGGAGCGCACAACCGTCTATCTGGCTCAGATTGGTGCCCGCCTGAAGATGCTGTCCGGGCTGTCGAGCAATTTCGCGCAACTGATACAGCAATTGGTATCCATCGTTACCGTGATGGTCGGGGTGTATCTGGCCATCGACGCCAAAGTGTCGATGGGTGGCATCATCGCTGCCAGCATGCTGGCAGGCCGCGCCATGGCCCCATTAGGGATGATCGCCGGGCTGTTGATGCAGTACCAGAATGCGCGCACCTCATTGCAGGCCGTGGAAAGCCATATGCAATCCCCGGTGGAGCGCCCGGAGGACAACGCCTTCCTGCACCGCCCCCACCTGAAAGGCGAAATCGAATTCCGCAATGTGACGTTCAGCTATCCAGGGCAGGAAGCCCCGACGCTGCGGGACATTTCGTTCAAGCTGGCGCCTGGTGAAAAGGTGGCCATCATTGGTCGCATCGGCTCGGGCAAAAGTACCATCGAGAAATTGGTACTGGGCCTGTATCAGCCCACCGAGGGTGCTGTCTTGATCGATGGCATCGATACACGACAGATCGACCCTGCTGAGTTACGCCGGGCCACAGGTTATGTCCCCCAGGACGTGACCCTGTTCTATGGCACGCTGCGTCAGAACATCGCCATGGGCGCACCTTTTGCGGATGACGCACGCATCATTGCCGCAGCGGGGCTGGCCGGTGTAACCGACTTCGCCAACCTCCACCCACGCGGGTTTGATATGCCCATCGGGGAGCGTGGGGAATCATTATCGGGTGGCCAACGGCAGGCAGTCGCCATTGCCCGCGCCGTGTTGAGCGACCCACCCATGTTGTTGTTGGATGAGCCCTCCAGCTCGATGGATCATCAGAGCGAAGAGCGCTTCAAGCACCAGCTGAAAATCTACAGCAAGCACAAGACCATCATCTTGGTCACTCATCGCACCTCGCTACTGGATCTGGTGGACAGGCTGATCGTCATGGACAACGGCAAGATCGTGGCGGACGGACCGAAAGATCAGGTCATCGAAGCCCTGCAACGTGGCCGGATCGGGAGGGGTGTATGA
- a CDS encoding HlyD family type I secretion periplasmic adaptor subunit, with translation MSLKQLVWQRLYPVVGKRLDWLMSLSAKRDLHDDTDFLADANYYIDHHAPRGAHVIVWTSAAALLFLLLWAAFSPIDEVTKGEGKVVPSRDVQVLQSLDGGMVSEILVREGQAVKAGELLLKIDPTRFASSLGENRAQYLSLTAKAARLRALADGKPFTPPADVQQEAPDLIDQERVLYESKMAELDATVGVARQQLSQRSQELNEIRARRDQAQQSYELTAKELEVTRPLAKTGAVSDVELLRLERDVARFRGERDSSAAQLPRIQAAIAEASRKIQEVELTFRNQARSELSETTGKLGQLTAGSVALKDRVKQSDIRSPVNGTVKQILFNTVGGVVQPGKEVIEIVPTDDALLLEAKVQPRDIAFLHPGQKALVKFTAYDFAIYGGLDATVETIGADTVTDDKGNAFYLIKVRTHSTRFGAQKLPIIPGMVAEVDIITGKRSILTYLMKPVIRAKANALRER, from the coding sequence ATGAGCCTCAAACAACTTGTCTGGCAACGGCTCTACCCTGTGGTCGGCAAGCGCCTGGATTGGCTCATGTCCCTCTCAGCCAAGCGCGACCTGCACGACGACACCGATTTCCTGGCCGATGCCAACTACTACATCGATCACCACGCCCCGCGCGGCGCCCATGTCATTGTCTGGACCAGCGCCGCAGCCTTGTTGTTTCTTCTGCTCTGGGCGGCCTTCTCACCTATCGATGAGGTCACCAAGGGCGAGGGCAAGGTAGTTCCATCGCGAGATGTGCAAGTGCTGCAAAGCCTGGATGGCGGGATGGTGTCGGAAATCCTGGTGCGGGAAGGCCAGGCCGTCAAAGCCGGTGAGCTGCTACTCAAGATTGACCCCACCCGCTTCGCCTCATCACTGGGCGAAAACCGCGCCCAATACCTGTCACTGACCGCCAAGGCAGCTCGATTGCGCGCCCTGGCAGATGGCAAGCCCTTCACCCCGCCTGCTGATGTGCAACAGGAAGCCCCTGATCTGATCGATCAAGAGCGGGTACTGTATGAATCCAAGATGGCTGAGCTGGACGCCACAGTCGGCGTCGCCCGTCAGCAATTGTCACAACGCTCGCAAGAGCTGAACGAAATCCGCGCCAGACGTGATCAAGCACAGCAAAGCTACGAGCTGACCGCAAAAGAGCTGGAGGTGACCCGACCGCTGGCCAAGACCGGCGCGGTATCCGATGTCGAGCTGCTCAGGCTGGAGCGCGACGTTGCGCGTTTCCGAGGCGAACGTGACTCCTCCGCAGCACAGCTCCCACGCATCCAGGCCGCCATTGCCGAGGCCAGCCGCAAAATCCAGGAAGTCGAGCTGACCTTTCGCAACCAGGCCCGTAGCGAGCTTTCCGAAACCACGGGCAAGCTTGGTCAGCTCACTGCCGGCAGCGTTGCATTGAAGGATCGCGTCAAGCAATCGGATATCCGTTCACCGGTCAATGGCACGGTCAAGCAGATTCTGTTCAACACAGTCGGCGGGGTGGTGCAGCCAGGTAAAGAGGTCATCGAGATCGTCCCCACCGACGACGCCCTGTTGTTGGAGGCCAAGGTACAGCCACGCGACATCGCCTTCCTTCACCCAGGGCAGAAAGCGCTGGTGAAATTCACCGCCTATGACTTCGCGATCTATGGCGGGCTGGACGCCACCGTGGAAACCATCGGCGCCGACACCGTCACCGACGACAAAGGCAACGCCTTCTACCTGATCAAGGTGCGGACACACTCTACCCGATTCGGTGCCCAGAAATTGCCGATCATTCCTGGCATGGTGGCCGAAGTTGACATCATCACCGGCAAGCGGAGCATCCTGACATACCTGATGAAACCCGTCATCCGCGCCAAAGCCAACGCACTTCGTGAGCGATAA
- a CDS encoding response regulator transcription factor — MPATLIIMSADPGLLQHWGALASRHPVTILNQWLPLPPPSIDVMVIIDTLLPGLPPCTDNHIAELTARYKTILVSSTPSDAEGVSWLSNGAAGYCHAFAAHGTLQQVLDVVGGGGLWVGRSLLATLLRSMQTLPAATTATVAPLTTLTEREQEVARLAAKGQSNKEIARQLDITERTVKAHLTSVFQKLGVSDRLQLTLLINGIQ, encoded by the coding sequence ATGCCTGCCACACTGATCATCATGTCGGCTGATCCCGGCCTGCTGCAACACTGGGGGGCGCTCGCCAGCCGCCACCCGGTGACCATCCTCAACCAATGGTTGCCGCTCCCCCCGCCCAGTATCGATGTCATGGTGATCATCGATACCCTGTTGCCGGGGCTACCCCCCTGCACCGACAACCACATTGCCGAGCTGACCGCCCGCTACAAAACCATCCTGGTCTCTAGCACCCCTAGCGACGCAGAAGGCGTAAGCTGGCTAAGCAATGGTGCGGCTGGCTATTGCCATGCCTTTGCCGCCCACGGCACCTTGCAGCAGGTATTGGATGTTGTCGGCGGGGGCGGCCTCTGGGTAGGGCGCAGCCTGCTGGCCACCTTGCTACGCAGCATGCAGACCTTACCAGCCGCCACGACAGCTACCGTAGCGCCCCTCACCACCCTTACAGAACGGGAGCAAGAAGTCGCCAGGCTTGCCGCCAAGGGCCAATCCAATAAAGAGATCGCCCGCCAGCTCGATATCACCGAGCGCACGGTCAAGGCGCACCTGACCTCGGTATTCCAGAAACTGGGCGTCAGCGACCGCCTGCAACTCACCTTGCTGATCAACGGCATCCAGTAG
- a CDS encoding retention module-containing protein, with the protein MPDTTTVKAQGIIVLLQGKAFLVKADGTKVALKLGDIVKENDVIVTADGSRVELRLPSGDQLALTADRTTLVDQDLLGTQTTDASDAALKDLDQSVDKIVNALNQGQDPFAELEAPAAGLAAGGADGSHGFVRLVRIAEDVSPATINFTAENTRPELPLTDGGTTTAQAIPTSTNTDGGTGTGTGTGTGTGTGTGTGTGTGTGTGTGTGTGTG; encoded by the coding sequence ATGCCGGATACCACCACCGTGAAAGCCCAGGGAATCATCGTTCTGTTGCAAGGCAAAGCCTTCCTGGTCAAAGCCGATGGCACCAAAGTCGCATTGAAACTGGGCGACATCGTCAAGGAAAACGATGTGATCGTCACCGCCGATGGCAGCCGCGTCGAGCTGCGCCTGCCCAGTGGTGACCAGCTTGCCTTGACCGCAGATCGCACCACCTTGGTGGATCAGGACTTACTGGGCACACAGACCACTGATGCCAGCGACGCCGCCCTCAAGGATCTGGATCAATCCGTCGATAAAATCGTCAATGCCCTCAATCAAGGGCAAGATCCGTTCGCAGAGCTGGAAGCACCTGCTGCTGGCTTGGCGGCAGGCGGTGCAGATGGCAGCCACGGCTTTGTGCGGCTGGTCAGAATTGCAGAAGATGTCTCACCCGCCACCATCAACTTCACAGCAGAAAATACCCGCCCTGAGCTGCCGTTGACAGATGGTGGCACCACCACGGCACAAGCCATCCCCACCAGCACAAACACTGATGGTGGCACTGGAACTGGAACTGGAACTGGAACTGGAACTGGAACTGGAACTGGAACTGGAACTGGAACTGGAACTGGAACTGGAACTGGAACTGGAACTGGAACTGGA